The stretch of DNA TACCGGCGTCTTGAGCGATACTGCATCAGTTACTATACTATCAGGAATGACCAGTGTTGGTGCGGAAGTATCTACCACAGTTACCTTTTGTGTTATGGTGGATGCGTTTCCTGCCTCGTCTGTTGCAGTCCAGGTTACAGTGGTGTCTCCTAGCGCAAAGACATATGGTGCATCGTTTTCAATGTGAACCTCGCTTACTGTATCTTGTGCAGACGGTAATGATAGTGAAATTGTGTTTTGCGTTGCAGATGTTGCCTCTACTGTCAAGCCTTCAGGTTGTATTATTTTTGGTGCAGTGGTGTCTACTATGGTGATTTTCTGGGTGGCAGACGCTACGTTTCCTGACAGATCGGTTGCAGTCCAAGTAACCAGAGTCTCACCTAATGAGAACACGGATGGTGCATCGTTTGTTACTGTAGATATTTCTACTAAATCAGACGCATCCGCCTTGCCAAGCGATACTATGTTTTCTCCAAATGATGTTGCCTCCATGGTAACGTCTGCTGGCGGCGTAATTGTTGGCGATGTAGTGTCTTGTATGGTGATTCGTTGTGTTGCAGTAGCCGAGTTTCCTGCTTCATCTGTTGCAGTCCAGGTAACTGTTGTTTCACCCAGCGAGAATTGTGCTGGAGCGTCATTGGTCAATGAAGTAATATCCAGAATATCAAAGACAGTTGGTACTGCTAGGCTCACAGAGTTGCCGTCCTTGCTTGTCGCTTCTACTGTAATATCAGGTATTTTAGCAAACTTTGGTGGAACCGTATCAACTATGGTAATCTTTTGAGATACAGACTCAGAGTTGCCTGTGCTGTCCTTGGCAGTCCAGGTTACAATTGTATCCCCTACTGGGAAGAATTCCGGTGCATCGCTAGTTATGGATTCAATTCCGACGTTATCCGATACTGATGGCGTCTCCAGGGTTACTGTGTTTTCCAGTTTCGATGTTGCCTCTTGGGTGATATCAGATGGTGCAGAAATTGTCGGTTTTGTGGTGTCCACTATTGTTATTTTTTGAGTGGCAGTGCTTGTGTTTCCAGCAGAGTCTGTTGCAGTCCAGGTGACAATGGTCTCGCCCAATTCAAATGAGTCTGGTGCATCGTTTTCAACTGATACCAGTGCAACGGCATCTTCTGCTTTTGCTTCACCAAGATCTACAACATTGTCAGATGGTGAGGTTGCCTCTTGGGTGATATCAGATGGTGCTGTGATGGTTGGCTTTGTATTATCAGATACTGTGACTTTTTGAGTAGCAGTAGCCGAGTTGCCCGATGAATCACTTACTGTCCAGGTGACTAGGGTTTCACCCAGTGGGAATGATTTTGGTGCATCGTTTGTAATTGTGACTTCGCTTACCGTATCAGATGCTACTGGCTCGCCAAGAGATACTGAATTATCAGTTGGCGATGTTGCCTCAAATGATACATCTGATGGTGCTGTGATAATTGGTAGTGTAGTGTCTTGTACGGTTATAGTCTGAGTTGCAGTGGCCGAGTTTCCAGCCTCGTCTGTCGCAGTCCAGGTAACTGTGGTTACTCCCAGCTTGAAATAATCTGGTGCATCGTTTGTTACTGATACCACCTCGACTAGGTCATTTGTCTTGATGTTTCCAAAATCAACTGCGTTCTTGTCCTCGCTTGTTGCTTCAACTGTGACATCAAATACGCGGATTTCTGGTTTTGTGGTGTCCACAATACTTACTTTTTGCTCTACAGTCGATACTAGTCCGGACGAATCTGTTGCAGTCCAGGTTACAATTGTATCCCCTACTGGGAAGAATTCCGGTGCATCGCTAGTTATGGATTCAATTCCGACGTTATCCGATACTGATGGCGTCTCCAGGGTTACTGTGTTTTCCAGTTTCGATGTTGCCTCTTGGGTGATATCAGATGGTGCAGAAATTGTCGGTTTTGTGGTGTCCACTATTGTTATTTTTTGAGTGGCAGTGCTTGTGTTTCCAGCAGAGTCTGTTGCAGTCCAGGTGACAATGGTCTCGCCTAGCGGGAATGACTCTGGTGCATCGCTAGTTATGGTAACTTCACTTACTGTGTCTGATGCAGTTGGCAATTGTAACGACACGGTATTCTCAGAAGCAGATGTTGCCTCTTGGGTGATATCAGACGGTGCCACAATGCTTGGCGCAGTAGTATCCATAATGGTAATTTTCTGATTTGCAGTCGAGATATTTCCTGATGAATCTGTTGCAGTCCAGGTGACAATGGTCTCGCCTAGCGGGAATGACTCTGGTGCATCGCTAGTAACGGATTCAACCTTGATTGCATCGCTTACTTGGGCATCTCCAATTGATACTTGTGTTCCATCCTTTCCTGTTGCCTCTTGGGTTACATCTGCTGGAACAGAGATTACTGGTGCTGTTGTATCTACGACAGAGATTAGCTGTGTGGCAGTGCTTGTGTTGCCCGAAGTATCAGTTGCAGTCCAGGTTACAGTGGTGTCTCCTAGCTGAAATGACTCTGGTGCATCGCTAGTAACAGATGCTACTTCGACTAGATCAGATGTCTTTGGAGTTCCCAGCTCGACAATATTTCCGGTTGTGCCTGTTGCCTCAAAGACAATATTTGGTGGAGCAGAAATTCCAGGAGCAGTAGTATCTATTATTGTGACATTTTGAGTCTTGGATACGGTATTTCCATAATTATCAGTTGCAGTCCAAGTTACTATAGTGGTTCCAAACGGATAATCCGAAGGACCGTTGTGGCTAATTGATGATACGCCTGTTGCGTCTGTTGCCACAGGCTCGCCAAGTGACACAGTGTTGCCTGCCTTGCCAGTTGCCTCTTGTATTACATCGGCTGGCACGGTTAATATTGGTGCCAAAGTATCAACTACAGAAATTGTCTGGGTTATGGTGGAGTTGTTTCCAGAAACATCCTTTGCCATCCATGT from Candidatus Nitrosotenuis aquarius encodes:
- a CDS encoding HYR domain-containing protein: MQLKIATLVAFFVFTMVLSQPALAAVNYPYVSSFGTQGLVKTGAFTYPQYAALDDSGNIYVTDLGNARVQKFDNDGEFLHAWGSKGTGKSEFHAPAGIAVGGGYVYVADHELNVVKKFDTNGNFVSSWGGTGTEAGKLKLPNGIAVSKDNFVFVVDTGNSRVQKFDSTGKFVSIIGSSGTSDGGFLTPLGIAVDSDGNVFVADAGNKKILKFNSNGAFVTSYNSSIGGLAISPDGIDIDSGSNLILADSSNNRIVVLDKDGKTVISFGKTGTGNSQFKMPKDVAADSDGDLFVVDSSNHRIQKFGSKDTATESTTTTTTTTTTTTKPTGTDLKKPTVTPPKDLYVEATGGLTRVSIGQAIATDESGIKSLGSNAPEEFPLGITTVIWTAIDNAGNMGIATQTITVGDSTPPVISGLTDITLEANGAQNTANLGNPTVNDLVGVLSIENDAPETFPLGETIVTWTAIDVAKNEATATQTVTIIDTKPPKVKAPSAITYEATSLDQNFVELGQPTITDNSEISSITNDAPQSFPLGETTVTWAAVDLAGNVGSATQKVTIIDTTKPVIAPIAGLTIEATSEKQNVVSLTPPNATDVQAVTITNDAPTFFPLGDTTVTWMAKDVSGNNSTITQTISVVDTLAPILTVPADVIQEATGKAGNTVSLGEPVATDATGVSSISHNGPSDYPFGTTIVTWTATDNYGNTVSKTQNVTIIDTTAPGISAPPNIVFEATGTTGNIVELGTPKTSDLVEVASVTSDAPESFQLGDTTVTWTATDTSGNTSTATQLISVVDTTAPVISVPADVTQEATGKDGTQVSIGDAQVSDAIKVESVTSDAPESFPLGETIVTWTATDSSGNISTANQKITIMDTTAPSIVAPSDITQEATSASENTVSLQLPTASDTVSEVTITSDAPESFPLGETIVTWTATDSAGNTSTATQKITIVDTTKPTISAPSDITQEATSKLENTVTLETPSVSDNVGIESITSDAPEFFPVGDTIVTWTATDSSGLVSTVEQKVSIVDTTKPEIRVFDVTVEATSEDKNAVDFGNIKTNDLVEVVSVTNDAPDYFKLGVTTVTWTATDEAGNSATATQTITVQDTTLPIITAPSDVSFEATSPTDNSVSLGEPVASDTVSEVTITNDAPKSFPLGETLVTWTVSDSSGNSATATQKVTVSDNTKPTITAPSDITQEATSPSDNVVDLGEAKAEDAVALVSVENDAPDSFELGETIVTWTATDSAGNTSTATQKITIVDTTKPTISAPSDITQEATSKLENTVTLETPSVSDNVGIESITSDAPEFFPVGDTIVTWTAKDSTGNSESVSQKITIVDTVPPKFAKIPDITVEATSKDGNSVSLAVPTVFDILDITSLTNDAPAQFSLGETTVTWTATDEAGNSATATQRITIQDTTSPTITPPADVTMEATSFGENIVSLGKADASDLVEISTVTNDAPSVFSLGETLVTWTATDLSGNVASATQKITIVDTTAPKIIQPEGLTVEATSATQNTISLSLPSAQDTVSEVHIENDAPYVFALGDTTVTWTATDEAGNASTITQKVTVVDTSAPTLVIPDSIVTDAVSLKTPVSVGVATATDLTDDAPNITSDAPETFPLGQTIVTWTVEDKFGNSLSKTQTVTVEACGKPESSYNVIIGKEDDDILVGTNLADLIISLGGDDIITAEKGNDCILAGDGDDIVYGNEGNDYINGGDGADIIKGQSGEDFLIGMTGVDIIDGGDDSDSCIVSENDDDILIKCE